A stretch of Pseudoprevotella muciniphila DNA encodes these proteins:
- the aroB gene encoding 3-dehydroquinate synthase has translation MVIYCKDICSELSTLLSSLDYDRLFLLTDETTEVVCRPLIDSCEPLSEAVSIVIGATDTYKNVETLVKVWTAMGEAGGTRHSLLINLGGGMVTDLGGFAAASFKRGIKFINIPTTLLSMVDAAVGGKTGINFNGLKNEIGAFRESEAVLVDTQFLRTLDAENLCSGYAEMLKHALLKDERMWAEHLTFDLQNPDYEKLQCMVADSIAVKEDIVAQDPHEKGLRKALNLGHTTGHAFESLALARQTPVLHGYAVAWGLACELYLSARKTGFPVDKMRQTVNFIKENYGTFPITCDDYEDIYNYMTHDKKNVAGVINFTLLSEVGDLCLDSHARREEIEEMLDFYREGC, from the coding sequence ATGGTAATTTATTGTAAAGATATTTGCAGCGAATTGAGCACATTGCTTAGTTCGCTGGATTACGACCGCCTGTTCCTTTTGACAGACGAAACGACAGAGGTGGTCTGCCGCCCTTTGATTGATAGTTGCGAGCCATTGAGTGAAGCCGTATCTATCGTCATCGGTGCTACCGATACGTACAAGAATGTAGAAACGCTTGTAAAGGTGTGGACCGCGATGGGCGAGGCAGGTGGCACACGCCATAGCCTGCTCATCAATCTTGGTGGCGGCATGGTAACCGATCTCGGCGGATTTGCAGCCGCATCGTTCAAACGCGGTATTAAGTTTATCAATATCCCCACCACACTCCTGTCGATGGTCGATGCTGCCGTGGGTGGCAAGACGGGCATCAACTTCAATGGTCTGAAAAATGAGATAGGTGCTTTCCGCGAGAGTGAGGCAGTGCTTGTCGATACACAGTTTTTGCGCACTCTCGATGCTGAAAACCTCTGTTCGGGTTATGCCGAGATGCTCAAACATGCCCTTTTGAAAGACGAGAGAATGTGGGCAGAGCATCTGACGTTCGACCTCCAAAATCCCGATTATGAAAAGTTGCAGTGCATGGTGGCTGACAGCATCGCCGTAAAGGAAGACATCGTCGCACAGGACCCGCACGAAAAAGGTCTGCGCAAGGCACTCAATCTTGGACATACCACCGGGCATGCTTTCGAGAGTCTCGCCCTTGCAAGGCAAACACCCGTGTTGCACGGCTATGCAGTGGCTTGGGGACTAGCCTGTGAACTCTACCTCAGTGCCAGAAAGACCGGTTTTCCTGTGGACAAGATGCGTCAGACGGTGAATTTCATCAAGGAAAACTACGGCACTTTCCCCATCACCTGCGACGACTACGAGGATATCTACAACTACATGACGCACGACAAGAAAAACGTGGCAGGCGTCATCAATTTTACTCTACTTTCCGAAGTGGGCGACCTGTGTCTTGACAGCCATGCCCGACGCGAAGAAATAGAAGAAATGCTTGACTTCTATCGCGAGGGTTGCTGA
- a CDS encoding nitroreductase family protein, producing the protein MNKYKIVSLVLLVALLAVSARLALTLGNDGGEDRATAVKANILSRKSVRSFTEQSVSREDLDTLVRMAMAAPTGKDMRPWQFVVIDDASVLKKLSEALPKMAPLTQAKAAIVVCGDSTVTDKDGRPSGAWMLDCSAATENALLAAEAMGLGAVWLGVYPYGDRVPTVQRTLALPEKIIPLNIIAIGHPNGASKPKDKYDAAKVHYNGW; encoded by the coding sequence ATGAATAAATACAAGATTGTATCGCTTGTGCTTCTCGTGGCGCTTCTCGCCGTCAGTGCACGTTTGGCTTTGACACTGGGGAATGATGGAGGAGAGGACCGAGCGACAGCCGTGAAGGCAAATATCCTTTCAAGAAAAAGTGTGAGGAGTTTTACTGAACAGTCAGTGAGCCGCGAAGACCTTGACACGCTCGTCAGGATGGCTATGGCGGCACCTACGGGTAAAGATATGCGTCCCTGGCAGTTTGTCGTCATAGACGATGCGTCGGTTCTAAAGAAACTCAGTGAAGCCTTGCCCAAAATGGCACCATTGACTCAAGCCAAGGCCGCCATAGTGGTTTGTGGCGACAGCACGGTGACAGATAAGGATGGCAGACCTTCCGGCGCGTGGATGCTCGATTGCTCTGCTGCTACAGAGAATGCCCTGCTTGCTGCCGAAGCCATGGGACTCGGCGCAGTGTGGCTCGGTGTATATCCTTACGGCGACAGGGTGCCGACAGTGCAGCGTACACTTGCCTTGCCCGAAAAAATCATACCCCTCAATATCATCGCCATCGGGCACCCCAATGGTGCATCTAAACCGAAGGATAAATATGATGCCGCAAAAGTGCATTATAATGGTTGGTAA
- a CDS encoding acyl-CoA thioesterase, which translates to MEPKAFDQGYYRHYSPVQIRFGDVDRFGHVNNNAYFAYYDIGKQAYMLEVFGREVFTSNIAPVIVNINADFIHPVFYEDEVGVETRISHLGEKSFVIQQRAVKRDGTVCSQCATTMVCFSLKEQKSVEIPENYRFQIEAYERGRED; encoded by the coding sequence ATGGAACCAAAAGCATTCGATCAAGGGTATTATCGTCATTATTCGCCCGTACAAATCCGTTTTGGCGATGTGGACCGTTTCGGTCATGTGAACAACAATGCCTATTTCGCTTATTACGACATCGGCAAGCAGGCTTACATGCTTGAGGTGTTCGGCAGGGAAGTCTTCACGAGCAACATTGCGCCCGTCATCGTCAATATCAACGCCGACTTCATTCACCCCGTGTTCTATGAAGACGAAGTGGGTGTGGAAACACGCATTTCCCATCTTGGCGAGAAGAGTTTTGTTATTCAGCAGCGCGCCGTTAAGCGTGACGGCACAGTTTGCAGCCAGTGTGCCACGACGATGGTTTGTTTCTCGCTCAAGGAGCAGAAATCTGTGGAAATCCCCGAGAACTATCGCTTTCAGATAGAGGCGTATGAAAGGGGCAGGGAAGACTAA
- a CDS encoding outer membrane beta-barrel protein, translating into MNKFIIACLAFIITLHGAAQKGTIKGSVYDPIREVGLAAKIELLSSDSSLIQEQHTWWASDDNGRQDMKAPFWFRIGDVQGGKKYIVKIESDKYETKYIHITADFSNRDNIMDLGEVWMTRETSKMETVIVQGTRLLMVNKGDTTIYNVAALVTTESDMLGDLIQKLPGAELRNGKIYVNGKYIDKLLISGKDFFNGDISMALQQLPAYTVGKIKTYEMLGDASELTGYDMGDKQFVMDVIMKKQYFGQKFGEIVLAGGTNNRFKILGRLFYFDDQQSFGLVGETNNLGQSVHTFNSSQIWMNNNPVGNIYERSAYANYRFEPNRNFKFGMSGSVQHKREHTFQRTSVESYLESSNNYNWSYNQGRAVETTADMRLTMDYKPMKSLKLEGTYDFSFQKNYITDFSRSFSTLDNPDGMFSASSIDTVFTWHSDYDLLKRWVQTRQQQDALQRLHSQQHKGSISAKKAFGKNILSFDAEFNHNNSDDKGYNLFHLDYPVSGLDNDYRHRFNDKESKQYSINGTANYTIAFERGEPLTGWLKPFMKFRKDYTHSDNPLYRLDWAETDIVSDLVLLPTDLQVLLNTLDPANSFEYRQHINRFETGLDFRSDVRIGGKTWVRFNGKLPLEIWHGKLDYFRFNQPFHTDRTHRFVNLDLSARISLTPNDREGKKHTMSISYNIDNKVADLLNTLNFKDEANPLVITQGNPYLKNALTHNLKWEIKFEQQERMRHFSSRIHYAIINNAVGYERFYNLSTGVTTQTPKNIDGNWAINWANSFICPLKKNQQIILDGGLFWTYNHSKDLNTVYSLTETDKALNNNSVGTSQSKLRLRLLYKPTRKLLFNYQVESVWNNISGTRSDFKTINSYHINNVFSARMNLPCNFNFNSSLNVNSRYGFADKSLCKTYFLWNAKIERNLGKNITLSLESNDILHQNKGVSVVMDAQGRTETFREQTPPYVLLGFTWRFRKK; encoded by the coding sequence ATGAATAAATTTATAATTGCTTGTCTTGCGTTTATTATTACGCTTCACGGAGCAGCACAAAAAGGGACGATAAAAGGCAGTGTGTATGACCCAATACGTGAAGTAGGATTGGCTGCCAAAATTGAATTACTATCATCTGATAGTAGTCTGATTCAAGAACAACATACTTGGTGGGCATCAGATGACAATGGGCGACAAGACATGAAGGCCCCTTTTTGGTTTAGGATAGGCGATGTTCAAGGTGGTAAAAAATATATCGTCAAGATTGAGAGTGATAAGTATGAAACTAAATATATTCACATAACTGCCGACTTCTCTAATCGCGATAATATAATGGACCTAGGCGAAGTTTGGATGACACGGGAGACATCAAAAATGGAAACAGTTATCGTGCAGGGAACGCGCTTGCTGATGGTTAACAAAGGAGATACGACGATTTACAACGTCGCCGCCTTGGTTACTACAGAAAGCGACATGTTAGGTGATTTAATTCAAAAACTTCCAGGTGCAGAACTCCGAAATGGAAAAATATATGTAAACGGGAAATATATTGACAAACTGCTAATCAGTGGTAAAGATTTTTTCAATGGCGACATCAGCATGGCATTGCAACAACTGCCTGCATATACTGTAGGAAAAATCAAGACTTACGAAATGCTGGGTGATGCTTCAGAGCTAACGGGGTACGATATGGGCGACAAGCAGTTCGTGATGGATGTCATTATGAAAAAGCAATATTTTGGTCAAAAGTTTGGGGAGATTGTGTTGGCAGGGGGAACAAATAACCGCTTCAAGATTTTAGGACGGTTGTTCTACTTTGATGACCAGCAATCATTCGGACTTGTAGGAGAAACCAACAATTTAGGACAGTCTGTGCATACTTTTAATTCCTCACAAATATGGATGAACAATAATCCTGTCGGAAACATCTATGAACGTTCTGCCTATGCCAACTATCGGTTTGAGCCCAACAGGAACTTTAAGTTTGGTATGAGCGGCAGTGTCCAGCACAAACGAGAACACACATTCCAGCGAACTTCCGTAGAATCCTACTTAGAATCATCAAACAATTACAATTGGAGTTACAACCAAGGGCGTGCTGTTGAAACAACGGCCGATATGAGGCTTACCATGGATTATAAACCCATGAAAAGCCTAAAATTGGAGGGTACTTACGATTTTAGTTTTCAAAAGAACTACATAACAGACTTTTCTCGTAGTTTCTCCACTCTCGACAATCCCGATGGAATGTTCAGCGCAAGCTCAATAGATACTGTATTTACATGGCATTCTGATTATGATTTGTTGAAAAGGTGGGTTCAGACACGGCAGCAGCAAGACGCTTTACAACGTTTACACAGTCAGCAGCACAAAGGTAGCATATCGGCAAAAAAAGCTTTCGGGAAGAATATACTTTCGTTTGATGCTGAGTTCAATCACAATAATTCTGATGACAAAGGTTATAACTTGTTTCATTTAGATTATCCTGTTTCAGGATTGGATAATGACTACCGTCATAGGTTTAACGATAAAGAGAGCAAACAGTACTCAATTAACGGAACTGCAAACTATACCATTGCTTTTGAACGCGGTGAACCTCTTACAGGTTGGTTGAAGCCTTTCATGAAGTTCAGGAAAGACTATACCCACTCCGACAACCCGCTCTATCGTCTGGACTGGGCAGAAACAGACATCGTATCAGACCTTGTGCTTTTGCCAACTGATTTACAAGTATTGCTAAACACGTTAGATCCTGCCAATAGCTTCGAATACAGGCAGCATATCAATCGCTTTGAAACAGGCTTGGATTTTCGTAGTGACGTACGTATAGGGGGTAAGACATGGGTCAGATTTAATGGCAAACTGCCATTGGAAATCTGGCACGGCAAATTAGATTATTTCCGCTTTAACCAACCTTTTCATACAGACCGCACTCATCGATTTGTCAATTTAGATCTTTCTGCACGGATTTCTTTAACACCGAATGACAGGGAAGGCAAGAAGCATACTATGAGTATTTCTTACAATATCGATAATAAAGTAGCAGATTTGTTAAATACACTGAACTTCAAAGATGAAGCAAATCCGCTGGTCATTACTCAAGGGAACCCGTACCTTAAAAATGCTTTGACACACAATCTTAAATGGGAGATTAAATTTGAACAACAAGAAAGGATGCGACATTTTTCGTCAAGGATTCACTATGCCATTATAAATAATGCCGTTGGGTATGAAAGATTCTATAATTTGTCTACTGGTGTAACCACACAAACACCAAAGAATATTGATGGTAATTGGGCTATAAATTGGGCAAATTCGTTCATTTGTCCATTGAAGAAGAATCAACAAATTATATTAGATGGAGGACTGTTTTGGACATACAATCATAGTAAGGACCTGAATACTGTATATTCACTTACGGAAACAGACAAGGCACTTAATAATAACAGCGTGGGAACATCACAGTCAAAACTTCGCCTTAGGCTATTATACAAACCCACGAGAAAACTACTTTTTAATTATCAGGTTGAATCTGTCTGGAACAACATCTCCGGAACACGCAGCGATTTTAAAACCATCAATTCATATCACATCAATAACGTTTTTAGTGCCCGAATGAATTTGCCATGCAACTTCAATTTCAATTCATCATTAAACGTTAATTCGCGTTATGGGTTTGCCGATAAGAGCCTATGCAAGACTTATTTCTTATGGAATGCGAAGATAGAGCGCAACCTTGGAAAGAATATTACCTTATCGCTTGAATCGAATGACATACTACACCAAAACAAAGGTGTTTCTGTCGTGATGGATGCACAGGGACGTACGGAGACATTTCGAGAACAGACTCCACCTTACGTACTTTTGGGATTTACTTGGAGGTTCAGAAAGAAGTAG
- a CDS encoding FMN-binding protein: MNWNKLLQYGELLLSLLVVFLMLVASVVYGGYLFGKKIGEMQETDSVAQALPAGNAESPAKPFHGDMTLEKLRAEDSLAASQKDSSAINSSADVVNKEARSEKASAEEKKVQDVQPQVNKAEENTKSVQQKTSAKSEPSISAGASSPSAAQLSEMGLADVVLTAYGKGLWQVTNAAGKDNGTIVASEPFASGVKGYAGPTPVFIYVKPNGTVSAVVAASNAETPDFFAALADEGLFKAWNGKTTSAAASMQVDGITGATFSSHAVIQNVQAALKHYHANTSAKKTGTEEKAVLTKPTKSAEVVQSKSTLSQPETEQDHTKQVPMEKKPSPQEDPSVAAKETDTDSQSVADKPNAVPSAKSASHAAYGAEAPDAEQMVRLGLQDVLLEVADTGVWNVKARDGRSVGTLLSSAPFSKNIKGYHGPTPLYLLISADGKIKSVLPMSNEETPDFFRQLEEKGLFAAWNGMTISEATAAEVDAVTGATFSSRAVIQNVRTTLARYQHETADNDISPVIGWLKTILVLVILAAGVLARYRFKKNKKVRVAVLALNVVVTGFFCGQFLSLGMIRDWVADGVDFIAVLPAFAMLVLTLILGFLGKPNHHCTWVCPLGSLQELAYRLPLPKVKLKPKAYKVMRYVRLSVFLLLMLLAWTGIAIDGILDYEPFSAFLITTAAPAVIILAVVFIVASVFVPNVWCKCFCVMGEALNLSQRKD; encoded by the coding sequence ATGAATTGGAACAAACTTTTACAATATGGAGAACTGCTGCTCTCGCTGCTGGTCGTCTTTCTGATGTTGGTGGCTTCCGTGGTCTATGGTGGCTACCTTTTCGGTAAGAAAATCGGTGAGATGCAGGAAACAGACTCCGTGGCGCAAGCATTGCCTGCGGGTAATGCGGAGTCCCCTGCAAAACCTTTTCATGGCGACATGACGCTCGAAAAACTCCGTGCGGAGGACTCCTTGGCTGCCAGTCAGAAGGATAGTAGCGCTATCAACTCTTCCGCTGATGTCGTGAACAAGGAAGCGCGTTCTGAAAAGGCAAGTGCGGAAGAAAAAAAGGTGCAAGATGTGCAGCCGCAAGTCAATAAGGCAGAAGAGAACACGAAATCGGTACAGCAAAAGACTTCTGCAAAGTCAGAGCCATCGATTTCTGCAGGAGCGTCCTCCCCGAGTGCGGCGCAACTATCCGAAATGGGGTTGGCCGATGTCGTGCTGACGGCCTACGGCAAAGGACTTTGGCAGGTTACTAATGCAGCGGGGAAAGATAATGGTACTATAGTGGCGAGTGAACCATTCGCATCAGGTGTGAAAGGTTATGCAGGCCCCACTCCCGTTTTCATTTATGTAAAGCCCAATGGTACGGTGTCGGCTGTTGTGGCAGCCAGCAATGCCGAGACGCCCGATTTTTTTGCCGCGCTTGCCGATGAAGGGCTTTTCAAGGCATGGAATGGCAAGACAACTTCTGCTGCAGCATCCATGCAGGTGGACGGCATAACGGGTGCCACATTCTCAAGTCATGCTGTCATTCAGAATGTGCAGGCTGCGCTCAAACACTATCATGCCAATACTTCAGCAAAGAAAACAGGCACAGAAGAGAAAGCGGTCTTAACAAAGCCCACAAAGTCCGCTGAAGTAGTCCAATCGAAATCCACCTTAAGCCAACCTGAAACGGAGCAAGACCATACAAAACAAGTGCCGATGGAGAAAAAGCCTTCGCCGCAAGAAGATCCGTCCGTTGCAGCCAAGGAAACAGATACGGACAGTCAGTCTGTTGCCGACAAACCTAATGCTGTGCCTTCCGCAAAATCCGCTTCGCATGCCGCATACGGCGCAGAGGCTCCGGATGCGGAGCAAATGGTGCGTCTTGGGTTGCAGGATGTATTGCTGGAAGTGGCAGACACAGGAGTGTGGAACGTCAAGGCACGCGACGGCAGAAGCGTCGGTACGTTGTTGAGCAGTGCACCTTTCTCAAAAAACATCAAAGGTTATCATGGTCCGACACCGTTATACCTGCTTATTTCTGCTGATGGAAAAATAAAGAGCGTCTTACCTATGTCGAACGAAGAGACTCCTGATTTTTTCAGACAGTTGGAAGAGAAAGGACTTTTTGCTGCATGGAACGGCATGACCATATCAGAGGCCACGGCGGCGGAAGTGGATGCTGTGACAGGTGCCACGTTCTCAAGCAGAGCCGTCATACAAAATGTCCGCACAACGCTTGCTCGCTATCAGCATGAAACGGCAGACAATGATATTTCTCCCGTTATCGGTTGGCTGAAGACCATTCTCGTGTTGGTCATCCTGGCGGCAGGCGTTCTGGCTCGCTACCGTTTCAAGAAGAACAAGAAGGTTCGTGTTGCCGTCCTTGCGCTCAACGTCGTTGTTACTGGTTTCTTCTGTGGACAGTTCCTTTCTCTGGGTATGATACGCGACTGGGTGGCTGATGGTGTGGACTTCATTGCTGTCCTGCCAGCCTTTGCCATGCTCGTGCTCACCCTTATTCTGGGCTTTCTCGGTAAGCCCAACCACCACTGCACGTGGGTATGCCCGTTGGGCAGTCTTCAGGAACTCGCTTACCGTTTGCCGCTGCCCAAGGTGAAGTTGAAGCCGAAGGCATACAAGGTGATGCGTTATGTGCGCCTGTCGGTGTTCCTTCTGCTCATGCTTCTTGCCTGGACCGGCATAGCCATCGACGGCATACTCGACTATGAGCCTTTCAGCGCTTTCCTCATTACTACTGCTGCTCCGGCAGTCATTATCCTTGCCGTTGTGTTCATCGTGGCGAGCGTGTTTGTGCCCAATGTGTGGTGCAAGTGCTTCTGCGTGATGGGCGAGGCACTCAATTTGAGTCAGCGGAAGGACTGA
- a CDS encoding RNA polymerase sigma factor, producing MTSPTDTIRDIKAARKGEQRAYRRLFEAYSAGVYATVMRITGDEGKAEELTQDVFIKAFRCLDTFDKSMASFSTWISRIAYNESVSHLRSRRPPPTASLDDGADDVAVPESLINQAFSDPSETRAEQLTRAIETLPPEEQHLLTLFYYEDCSMQEISYITDRSIAALSSHLARIRKKLYNQLTTCSQ from the coding sequence ATGACATCGCCGACAGACACTATCCGAGACATCAAAGCCGCCCGTAAAGGCGAGCAGAGAGCCTACAGGCGTTTGTTCGAAGCGTATAGCGCAGGCGTTTATGCTACTGTGATGCGGATTACGGGTGATGAAGGCAAGGCTGAGGAACTCACACAGGATGTGTTCATCAAAGCCTTCAGGTGTCTTGATACTTTCGACAAAAGCATGGCATCGTTCAGCACCTGGATCAGCCGTATAGCCTACAATGAGAGCGTGAGCCACCTTCGCAGCCGCAGACCACCACCCACAGCGTCGCTCGACGACGGAGCCGACGACGTGGCAGTGCCAGAGAGCCTTATCAATCAGGCTTTTAGTGACCCCTCTGAAACGCGTGCCGAGCAACTGACCCGAGCCATTGAGACTTTGCCACCGGAAGAACAACATTTGCTCACGCTCTTCTACTACGAAGACTGCTCCATGCAGGAAATCAGTTACATCACGGACCGCAGCATCGCTGCACTCAGTTCGCACCTGGCGCGCATACGTAAGAAACTGTACAACCAACTAACTACTTGTTCACAATGA